The Danio aesculapii chromosome 22, fDanAes4.1, whole genome shotgun sequence genomic sequence gctgattatatttattattggtTATGGAATAGTCTAACCGTGGGTCAGCTTGCATGTGTGGACATAGTTTGACATCATAAAACcattaacatttatattacttgagagaaaacggaaagaaataagttGTTTTTGTTGAGTGTGTTTGACCACTTGCGCATTTCAgccaaacccacacacacacacacatgctcttatTTTGTTATCATTTGACTGTAGTGTTAAAAGCACACCCTCTGCATGGCACATGCTGTAAAGCTAGCTCCTTTTACGTGATTTCCAGATGTGGCGGTGctggaggagagtgaagatgaggagaaacgtCATGTCAAAGCTCACACAAAGACCGAACAAAGAAGAGCCGTGGACgttttcacctgcactcagtgcgGAAGGAGTTTCAGTTACAAATGCGCTTTCAAGCTTCACatgctgatccacactggagagaaacccttcacatgcgctcggtgtgggaagagtttcatgcGATCGACAGTTCTTAATcatcacatgaagatccacactggacaGAGACCGTACCAATGTGATCAATGCGGCAAAAGGTTTTCAATTCCTTCAGAGCTGAAGAAACATCTTGTCGTTCATATAGAGGAGAGGCCGTATCcatgctctgagtgtggaaagagtttcagacgAGCGTCACATTTATCACAGCATCAGCAGACCCACGCTGGTGTGAGGGAGTTTGTGTGCGTTGATTGTGGGAAGACTTTTATTAAAGCTGGAGACTTGAAAcgacaccagaggattcacactggagagaaaccgttcgcATGTagtcagtgtgggaagagtttcagccgatcGTCACACCTTAATCGACACatgctgatccacactggagagagaccgcaCACATGTGATCAGTGCGGTAAAACATTCTCAGTTCTTTCAGATCTGAAGAGACATCTTAaagttcatacaaaggagaagctTTATTCTGTAACAAAGAGTTTTACACATCAACAAAATCTTTCCTGAACACTCGCCTCTTCAGATATCGCCAAACTTCAGATATCAGAGTAGTGTTGTGTGATATGCAGAATTTTCAGATCACCGATACACAATCCAGTGTTATGTTTGCTTATGTTCTCATTTATTTAAGCATTTCTAATCGCATTTAACATCCTTTCACTTGATTTTTCACATATTTATGCATCATCTACTTCATTTTCCCTATGCTTTATCTCGGAAAATAACTCGAATCAAACTAAATCGGTGTGGAGACTAACGTTATTTCTAACACAAGTCTCGATGCAGCAGTGTGGTGCGGGTCAAGATTTGATGTTGACATCACATCCATGTGGTGACCAGCAAAACGGATATATGTTAAAGTAATCATCAATACAAGCAAATGAAATGACATTTATGTACGCACAGAAGAAACCAGGATGCAATAAATCCCTTTCAGGTGA encodes the following:
- the LOC130215662 gene encoding zinc finger protein 135-like translates to MLIHTGEKPFTCARCGKSFMRSTVLNHHMKIHTGQRPYQCDQCGKRFSIPSELKKHLVVHIEERPYPCSECGKSFRRASHLSQHQQTHAGVREFVCVDCGKTFIKAGDLKRHQRIHTGEKPFACSQCGKSFSRSSHLNRHMLIHTGERPHTCDQCGKTFSVLSDLKRHLKVHTKEKLYSVTKSFTHQQNLS